The DNA sequence TGCGGCCCCCGCGCGGGGCCTCGTCGGCGGTAATCACGACCTTGGCCTCTGATCCCTTGATCCGCGCGGCCAGCGCGTCGGGTGAAAAACCGGCAAAGACAATGGAATGAATGGCGCCGATCCGGGCGCAGGCCAGCATCGCATAGGCGGCTTCCGGGATCATCGGCAAGTAGATGATCACGCGGTCGCCCTTTGCCACGCCCTGATCGCGCAGGATGTTGGCCATCTTGCAGGTGTTGGCGTGAAGCTCATTGTAGGTGATGTGCTGCGCCTCATCATCCGGGCTGTCCGGTTCCCAGATGATTGCGGTCTGGTCGCCACGGGTGGCCAGATGCCGGTCAACGCAGTTTGCACTGACGTTCAACTGACCGTCCGCGTACCAGTTGATGCTGACCTGACCCAGCGTAAAGTCGACATCCTTGACCTGTGTGAAGGGCTTGATCCAGTCGACCCGCTTGCCCTGTTCGGCCCAGAACGCTTCGGGATCGCTGATCGACGATTCATACATCTGCGCGTATTGCTCGGCGTTCACATGCGCGCCTTTGACCATGGCGTCGGATGGCGGATAGGTTTTGGCGTCAGACATTCGGGCGGTTCCTCCTTGATCGTTCCCTGCGGCGCGCGACATGGGCAGGGCCTGTCAAACGCGCGCCTCCTCTTGCGCGGGATCATAGCGCGCTGTGTAAGGATTGAAATAACCATATGGAATGGCTTGATTTTGTTGTAAAACTATTTCCCCGCTTTTGACCCCGGTGTAAAGCGGACAAGATTTTCCAGAGTTTTTTCAACCGATTACATGCTCAAACGTGTAAATCCGACGGGCCGGACCGATCCGGAATCAGATGTAGCGACACGGCGTCGCAGCCAGCGCCGCCCGTGCTGCGGCTGCTTTCAGCTCTCGGCGGTTTCAGCTTCGTCCTCGTGCTCCGGCAGGTGGCGGTCTTCGGACGACAGGAACAGGCCGATCGTGTGCAGCGGCTCGAAATTCTCGCAGACGGCCTTGAACACCACCAGGAACGGCACCGCCACCAGCGCGCCGGGCACGCCCCACAGCCAGCCCCAGAACACGACCGTCAGAAACACGGCCACCGTGTTCATCGCCAGCCGACGCCCGACAAGGAGGGGTGTCACGATCTGCCCCTCCAGGCTGGTCAGCATCAGGTATCCCAGCGGTGCAAGAAGCGCGTAGCTGACCGTATCGAAGGTCACGATGGCAAAGGCACCGACCAGCGCCGTGCCGATCATCCCGCCCAGATAGGGCAGGAAATTCAGCAGGAAGGCCGCGATGCCCCAGACATAGGCCTGCGGCATCCCCAGCGCCGTCAGGTAGGCGAACAGACTCAGGCCCAGCCCCGCGTTGATCAGCGTGATCGTCAGCAGATAGCGTGAGACCCGTCTTTCGATATTGTAAACCGTCGTCAGGATACGCTTCTTCCCGGCCATGGTGGGAAAGGCCTGCACCATCTTGAGATAGAACAGCTCGCCCGAAGACAGCAGGAACAGGGCCAGGACCAGCGTGACGATCAGCGACGCGCCGATCCGCGTCACGGTATCCATGGCAGAATCGAGCAGGCCGGGCTGTTGCACGATGACCTCCTGGCTGCCGTCCTTCGCCTCGGTGATCTTCTCGACTTCTTCGGTGGCGGTGCGCACCCCTTCCATCGCGTCGGTCATGACCCGCAGCTTCTGCTGAATCTCGGCCCCCATCCTGGGCAACTCGTCGCTCCACAGGGCGACGGTCCCGGCGGTGCCGAA is a window from the Sulfitobacter sp. THAF37 genome containing:
- a CDS encoding AI-2E family transporter, whose translation is MDNLTSIRRSLQFLVLVALFGTCYFARDLILPILLGFLLALTLSPLARGLFRAGVPHAVSASVLVTLTALLIMTIVFGTAGTVALWSDELPRMGAEIQQKLRVMTDAMEGVRTATEEVEKITEAKDGSQEVIVQQPGLLDSAMDTVTRIGASLIVTLVLALFLLSSGELFYLKMVQAFPTMAGKKRILTTVYNIERRVSRYLLTITLINAGLGLSLFAYLTALGMPQAYVWGIAAFLLNFLPYLGGMIGTALVGAFAIVTFDTVSYALLAPLGYLMLTSLEGQIVTPLLVGRRLAMNTVAVFLTVVFWGWLWGVPGALVAVPFLVVFKAVCENFEPLHTIGLFLSSEDRHLPEHEDEAETAES